In one window of Drosophila mauritiana strain mau12 chromosome X, ASM438214v1, whole genome shotgun sequence DNA:
- the LOC117146434 gene encoding 5'-3' exoribonuclease 1: protein MGVPKFFRYISERYPCLSELAREHSIPEFDNLYLDMNGIVHNCSHPDDNNIHFHLEEQQIFQEIFNYVDKLFYLIKPQRLFFLAVDGVAPRAKMNQQRSRRFRSAREAEQLESKAAQRGEWREHERFDSNCITPGTVFMGRLQEGLRAFIKTKISTDPLWQRCSVILSGQEVPGEGEHKIMDYIRYMKAQPVFDPNTRHCIYGLDADLIILGLCTHELHFVVLREEVKFGRNVKRTSVEETRFFLLHLGLLREYLELEFDALRTVEHKLDVAQLIDDWVLMGFLVGNDFIPHLPCLHISSNALPLLYRTYIRIYPTLGGNINENGKLNLRRLQIFMSALTEVELEHFKENADEIKYMNSKTDTFDTDVDEITESQNHDSDLGALINKSMMLYDDDSEEDCSDEAVLLKEFENYKRNFYRNKFKRDPQSDLLEELGHHYVNALQWVLDYYYRGVQSWDWYYPFHYSPFISDLKNIEQVEIDFHLGTPFLPFQQLLAVLPAASAKLLPVAYHDLMLLPSSPLAEFYPLEFESDLNGKKHDWEAVVLIPFIDERRLLNAMLPCEAQLSLEERKRNQHGPMYVYKYSPEAQGPMPECPPLKALSVLYCSEVAKWSHEIAVNLPYSVCIELPNAARKVFFPGFPTMQHLPFDFELRNDRVKVFEQVSRNQNIVLKPRKSQLEDTLEAVASQYLGKVIHIGWPHLVKAMVVRVATRDQRVDSDGIAPNDSRRFDSECKALQEHFITRMGIQFANYDVLVYVRTFAGNSTEFHAKGDLVVRDSWSRSVTGHPAQGVVANLNVWEKTSKHILNVEHYFPVGSSIFLITDPYYGSEGTVQDPRLAYTNGRIQVSIMVRPEPNVKAARQLQEERDRDYLSTYQVCHLLKISGRTLGRLTGTVWVVLGPRRQKMENVTKHNIGLQLKYPRQNEERAGYCCRMNNQWYYSSLALDLMRDYCQRYPDVIAFFGISNDRAEFVFEQDVFPTAVGHRRVEDLANWVRQQPHMKVERVSCGSKTVCRETVELLIAAVDELRSLPVKHVKLQVKPHLLIKPNVTLPAVYRKRAVRLFDRVVIVRSIYMVPVGTKGTVIGINPVTDPNPVRFECVHVVDNFYEVLFDKPVPNCNDIHGIAADRVYKVPEIALVIIKTDEEAEKQNDNALTVRDTEPNQAQDEPVRATSSRYMTAAGSTWVPITMKTQIRDEFVKTRGDPIARTDSYKSSPEPKPVPPEQITNWRERVSTPTTKPQSAPNNWRQNRSSSRQQGGSFMVASLTKAPDAAASTAFTAFSAATSATVAPQDPTLALMSVLGVGEDKDATPPQEAVQQLRPPLLLQQKAPFPGQMPNLPKPPLFWQQEAQQHEAQQQKAQKQEQKPQMQQQAQAHVDTQHFYRSVQTGAALNQPPLGGPPKRQWHQWVNARPQHANAFHSGVNNGNHMRPNKNIAAQSTFNNNVRMHLQQPYYPNQQQPLQQRPLKQQPLQLMEFNNAPPRYSTIQDFVPIQAYRPKKLNRVQPAGRQDVDATKNLCPSSVLQQPTNETIDTKNSSSLPVQSAGEQATGLMQTLKIQQPATSHSESGGVSTGGASAATASTSSQAVKKRKPRVPRIGAKFDLEYILPDAPRPT from the exons ATGGGCGTTCCCAAGTTCTTTCGCTACATTAGCGAGCGATATCCGTGCCTCAGCGAGTTGGCGCGGGAGCACAGC ATACCCGAGTTCGACAATCTGTACTTGGACATGAACGGCATTGTCCACAATTGCTCGCATCCGGACGACAACAACATTCACTTTCACCTGGAGGAGCAGCAGATATTCCAGGAAATCTTCAACTACGTAGACAAGCTGTTCTACCTGATCAAGCCGCAGCGCCTCTTCTTCCTTGCCGTCGACGGGGTGGCTCCCCGGGCCAAGATGAACCAGCAGCGCAGCCGGCGATTCCGGTCGGCGCGCGAGGCGGAGCAGCTGGAGTCCAAGGCGGCTCAGCGAGGCGAGTGGCGGGAGCACGAGCGCTTCGACAGCAACTGCATCACGCCGGGCACCGTATTCATGGGGCGTCTGCAGGAGGGACTGCGCGCCTTTATCAAAACGAAGATTTCGACGGATCCGCTGTGGCAGCGTTGCAGCGTGATCCTGAGTGGCCAGGAGGTGCCCGGCGAGGGCGAGCACAAGATCATGGATTACATTCGGTACATGAAGGCGCAGCCGGTCTTTGATCCCAACACACGGCACTGCATTTACGGCCTGGACGCCGATCTGATCATTCTGGGCCTCTGCACCCACGAGCTACACTTCGTGGTGCTGCGCGAGGAGGTCAAGTTCGGGCGCAATGTGAAGCGCACCTCGGTGGAGGAGACGCGCTTCTTCCTGCTTCACCTGGGTCTGCTGCGCGAGTACCTCGAGCTGGAGTTCGACGCCCTGAGAACCGTCGAGCACAAATTGGACGTTGCCCAGCTCATCGACGACTGGGTGCTGATGGGCTTTTTGGTCGGCAACGACTTCATTCCCCACCTGCCGTGCCTGCACATCTCATCCAACGCACTGCCGCTGCTCTACCGCACCTACATCCGAATTTACCCGACCCTTGGCGGCAACATCAACGAGAACGGCAAGCTCAACCTGCGCCGCTTGCAGATTTTCATGTCGGCCCTCACCGAGGTGGAGCTGGAGCACTTCAAGGAGAACGCTGACGAAATCAAGTACATGAACTCCAAAACAGATACGTTCGACACGGACGTCGACGAGATCACCGAGTCACAGAACCACGACTCCGACCTCGGAGCCCTCATCAACAAGAGCATGATG CTCTACGATGATGACAGCGAGGAGGACTGTTCCGACGAGGCGGTTCTTCTGAAGGAGTTCGAGAACTACAAGCGAAACTTCTACCGCAACAAGTTCAAGCGGGATCCGCAGAGCGACCTGCTCGAGGAACTGGGCCACCACTACGTCAATGCGCTGCAGTGGGTGCTCGACTACTACTACCGTGGCGTGCAGTCCTGGGACTGGTACTATCCCTTCCACTACTCTCCATTCATCAGCGACCTCAAGAACATTGAGCAGGTGGAGATCGACTTCCACTTGGGCACGCCCTTTCTTCCATTCCAGCAG CTTCTGGCGGTGCTGCCGGCGGCCAGTGCGAAGCTGCTCCCCGTCGCCTACCACGACCTCATGCTGCTGCCGAGCAGCCCGCTGGCCGAGTTCTATCCGCTGGAGTTCGAGAGCGACCTCAACGGCAAGAAACACGATTGGGAGGCGGTTGTGCTGATACCCTTCATCGACGAGCGTCGACTGCTGAACGCCATGCTGCCATGCGAGGCGCAGCTGTCGCTGGAGGAGCGCAAACGCAACCAACACGGCCCCATGTATGTGTACAAATACAGTCCGGAGGCGCAGGGTCCCATGCCAGAGTGTCCTCCGCTGAAGGCCCTTTCCGTGCTCTACTGCTCGGAGGTGGCCAAGTGGTCGCACGAAATCGCAGTCAATCTGCCGTACAGCGTTTGCATCGAGCTGCCAAATGCGGCAAGGAAGGTCTTCTTCCCGGGATTTCCCACCATGCAGCATCTGCCCTTCGAC TTCGAGCTGCGCAACGACCGCGTCAAGGTGTTCGAACAGGTCAGTCGCAACCAGAACATCGTGCTGAAACCACGCAAGAGCCAGCTGGAGGACACCTTGGAGGCGGTGGCCTCCCAGTACCTGGGGAAGGTGATACACATCGGCTGGCCGCATCTCGTCAAGGCGATGGTGGTGCGCGTGGCCACGCGAGATCAGCGCGTCGACAGCGATGGAATCGCGCCAAACGATTCGCGGCGTTTCGACTCGGAGTGCAAGGCGCTTCAGGAACA CTTTATCACTCGTATGGGAATACAGTTTGCCAACTATGATGTGCTCGTCTATGTGCGCACCTTTGCCGGCAACTCGACGGAGTTCCACGCCAAGGGGGACCTGGTGGTGCGCGACTCGTGGAGCAGATCCGTCACCGGCCATCCTGCCCAGGGCGTGGTGGCCAATCTAAATGTGTGGGAGAAAACGAGCAAACATATCCTCAACGTGGAGCACTACTTCCCCGTTGGCAGTTCGATCTTCTTGATCACGGATCCGTATTACGGCAGCGAGGGAACTGTGCAGGACCCACGCCTGGCCTACACCAATGGCCGCATTCAGG TCAGCATCATGGTGCGACCGGAACCGAATGTAAAGGCGGCACGTCAGCTGCAGGAAGAGCGGGACCGGGACTACCTGTCCACCTACCAGGTCTGCCACTTGCTCAAAATCAGTGGCCGCACCCTGGGACGCCTAACTGGTACCGTGTGGGTGGTGCTCGGTCCGCGGCGTCAGAAGATGGAAAACGTGACCAAGCACAACATTGGCCTTCAGCTCAAGTATCCGCGGCAGAACGAGGAGCGTGCCGGGTACTGCTGCCGCATGAACAACCAGTGGTACTACTCCAGCCTGGCCCTGGATCTGATGCGCGACTATTGCCAGCGTTACCCAGACGTTATCGCCTTCTTCGGTATCTCCAACGACCGCGCCGAGTTCGTCTTCGAACAGGACGTGTTCCCCACTGCGGTTGGCCATCGCCGCGTCGAGGATCTGGCCAACTGGGTGCGCCAGCAGCCGCACATGAAAGTGGAGCGCGTCTCCTGCGGCTCCAAGACGGTCTGCCGCGAGACCGTCGAGCTTCTGATAGCCGCCGTCGACGAGTTGCGCTCACTGCCCGTCAAGCACGTTAAGCTGCAGGTGAAGCCGCACTTGCTCATCAAGCCCAATGTCACACTGCCAGCAGTCTACCGAAAGCGCGCGGTGCGTCTCTTCGATCGCGTCGTAATCGTACGCTCCATTTACATGGTGCCCGTGGGCACTAAGGGCACCGTGATTGGCATTAATCCCGTTACGGACCCCAACCCGGTGCGCTTTGAATGCGTCCATGTTGTCGACAACTTCTACGAGGTGCTGTTCGACAAGCCCGTTCCGAACTGCAACGACATCCACGGCATCGCCGCAGACCGAGTCTACAAGGTGCCCGAAATTGCCCTGGTGATCATCAAGACGGACG AGGAAGCAGAGAAGCAGAACGACAACGCACTGACTGTGAGGGATACTGAACCGAACCAGGCACAGGACGAGCCAGTCCGTGCGACCAGCAGTCGCTATATGACTGCCGCAGGGTCCACCTGGGTCCCGATCACGATGAAGACCCAAATTCGCGACGAATTCGTCAAGACGCGCGGCGACCCGATAGCCCGTACGGATTCATACAAGTCATCGCCGGAGCCAAAACCAGTGCCGCCGGAGCAGATTACCAACTGGCGGGAACGCGTCAGTACGCCAACAACCAAACCGCAGTCTGCGCCAAATAATTGGCGCCAAAATCGGTCATCATCACGTCAACAGGGCGGTAGTTTTATGGTTGCTTCGCTCACAAAAGCTCCTGATGCAGCTGCAAGCACAGCTTTCACTGCATTCTCTGCAGCCACGTCCGCAACGGTGGCTCCTCAGGATCCGACCTTGGCGCTCATGTCGGTTTTGGGCGTGGGGGAGGATAAGGACGCGACGCCACCACAGGAGGCGGTGCAGCAGCTACGTCCGCCACTACTTCTACAGCAAAAAGCTCCGTTTCCCGGACAAATGCCC AATCTACCCAAGCCACCGCTTTTCTGGCAGCAAGAGGCACAACAGCATGaggcgcagcagcagaaggcacagaagcaggagcagaagccgcagatgcagcagcaggcgcaggCGCACGTGGACACCCAGCATTTCTACAGAAGCGTCCAGACAGGAGCGGCGTTAAATCAGCCGCCATTGGGTGGTCCACCAAAAAGGCAGTGGCATCAGTGGGTGAACGCGCGCCCGCAGCACGCCAACGCATTCCACTCTGGCGTCAACAATGGAAATCATATGCGCCCCAACAAGAATATAGCTGCGCAGAGCACCTTTAACAACAACGTGCGCATGCATCTCCAGCAGCCATACTACCcgaatcagcagcagcctcTCCAGCAGCGACCGCTAAAGCAGCAGCCACTCCAGCTGATGGAGTTCAACAATGCGCCACCGCGATACTCAACGATCCAAGATTTTGTGCCCATTCAGGCGTACCGTCCCAAGAAATTAAATCGCGTCCAACCAGCCGGTCGTCAGGACGTCGATGCCACCAAGAATCTTTGTCCTTCGTCTGTGTTGCAGCAACCGACGAACGAGACCATAGACACAAAGAACAGTTCTAGTCTTCCTGTACAATCAGCAGGCGAACAGGCGACCGGTCTGATGCAAACGCTCAAAATTCAG CAGCCGGCTACGTCGCATTCCGAATCTGGTGGGGTCTCAACAGGCGGTGCGAGCGCTGCCACAGCATCGACATCATCCCAG GCGGTCAAGAAAAGGAAGCCTAGAGTGCCTCGCATCGGAGCCAAGTTCGACTTGGAATACATACTGCCCGACGCCCCGCGTCCCACTTAA
- the LOC117146438 gene encoding NADH dehydrogenase [ubiquinone] iron-sulfur protein 4, mitochondrial, translating to MSALRQVMCRSTASLQLYQANRAAAARWASTATDGGPLDPKTALARPEELEQRNKLSGKITVPTAVNLGPISGVPEEHLRERRVRIHIPPKNAMQSGTDNVNTWQIEFDNRERWENPLMGWSSSGDPLSNMNVQFGSPEEAITFCERNGWRWYVDGAAKPKKERVKNYGINFAWNKRTRVSTK from the exons ATGTCGGCCCTCCGCCAAGTGATGTGCAGAAGCACCGCCTCACTGCAGCT GTACCAGGCCAACAGGGCAGCCGCTGCCCGCTGGGCATCCACCGCCACGGACGGCGGTCCGCTGGACCCCAAGACGGCCCTGGCCCGACCCGAAGAGCTGGAGCAGCGCAACAAGCTTAGTGGCAAGATCACCGTGCCGACGGCCGTCAATCTCGGCCCGATCAGCGGCGTTCCGGAGGAGCACCTGCGGGAGCGCCGTGTGCGCATCCATATTCCGCCCAAGAATGCCATGCAGAGCGGCACGGATAACGTGAACACCTGGCAGATCGAGTTCGACAACCGCGAGCGCTGGGAGAATCCGCTCATGGGCTGGTCCTCCAG CGGCGACCCACTGTCCAACATGAACGTGCAGTTCGGATCCCCAGAGGAGGCCATCACGTTCTGCGAACGGAATGGATGGCGCTGGTACGTCGACGGCGCCGCGAAGCCCAAGAAGGAGCGCGTCAAGAACTACGGCATCAACTTTGCCTGGAACAAGCGCACGCGCGTCTCCACCAAGTAG
- the LOC117146437 gene encoding sex-determining region Y protein, producing the protein MSGEDVDEKREQLRLFVTASRRRLHAILQRFGWSERGVIGSGSHSPQDKNGATTSEVLQPLPLPLPASCSNDPAFSIQLDDSTIQGIVGTEGARRLLPAASFDDLQAGLDARQRLLIYEHVLQHTKKHPQFQDNTAFAEVVGETRREQKNHRRHRKSKPTLNEELHQLVSLQMQALEKQWEQEHGGRHHKQVDRLQEHRGRHNEQSQHRTRTERQQDHKGRRDKPVEQFQEHRWRHEQKQPRERHQEHRERHSDQTDRFREHKDRGQRQEHRDWRNERRDWYQHHDGSRKRSRSRSRNRHGDRRRDEREPREKQHKHRSHTARH; encoded by the coding sequence ATGTCTGGCGAAGATGTGGACGAAAAGCGAGAGCAGCTGCGTCTCTTTGTAACCGCCAGCAGAAGGCGTCTGCACGCCATCCTGCAGCGCTTCGGTTGGAGCGAGCGGGGGGTGATAGGGTCGGGTAGCCACAGCCCACAGGACAAAAACGGCGCAACTACATCGGAAGTGTTGcagccattgccattgccattgccagcCTCATGCAGCAACGATCCAGCCTTTAGCATCCAGCTCGATGACTCAACCATTCAGGGCATTGTGGGCACCGAAGGAGCACGACGCCTCCTTCCTGCTGCCTCCTTTGATGATCTGCAGGCAGGACTCGACGCGCGTCAGCGGCTGCTCATCTACGAGCACGTTCTGCAGCACACCAAGAAGCACCCGCAGTTCCAGGACAACACCGCCTTCGCCGAGGTGGTGGGCGAGACCCGGCGGGAGCAAAAGAATCATCGGCGCCACCGCAAGAGCAAGCCCACGCTCAACGAGGAGCTGCACCAGCTGGTCAGCCTGCAGATGCAGGCGCTGGAGAAGCAGTGGGAGCAGGAGCACGGCGGACGGCACCATAAGCAAGTCGACCGACTCCAGGAGCACCGCGGACGGCATAATGAGCAATCGCAGCACAGGACGCGAACGGAGCGGCAACAGGATCACAAGGGACGACGCGATAAGCCAGTGGAGCAGTTTCAGGAACACCGATGGCGGCACGAGCAAAAGCAGCCCAGGGAGCGGCACCAGGAGCACAGAGAGCGGCATAGCGACCAAACGGATCGTTTTAGGGAGCACAAGGACCGAGGACAGCGGCAGGAGCACCGGGACTggcgcaacgagcgcagagATTGGTACCAACATCATGATGGCAGCCGGAAGAGAAGCCGCAGTCGGAGCAGGAATCGCCATGGCGATAGGCGTCGGGACGAGCGAGAGCCACGCGAGAAGCAGCACAAGCATCGCTCCCACACCGCTCGCCATTAG
- the LOC117146439 gene encoding protein kish, whose protein sequence is MSALFNFQSLLSVILLLICTCAYLRSLFPSLIDRNKTGFLGTFWKLARIGERKSPWVGAACLIMAFTVLFWS, encoded by the exons ATG AGCGCCCTGTTCAACTTCCAAAGCCTGCTGTCGGTCATCCTGCTGCTGATCTGCACCTGTGCCTACTTGCGCTCGCTCTTCCCCAGCTTGATAGACCGCAACAAGACCGG ATTCTTGGGCACCTTCTGGAAGCTTGCAAGGATTGGGGAGCGCAAGTCACCGTGGGTAGGAGCCGCCTGCCTGATCATGGCCTTCACCGTTCTCTTCTGGAGCTGA